DNA sequence from the Prosthecodimorpha staleyi genome:
TCGGCGCGCAGCTTGAAGGTATAGACCTTGCCGTCCGGGCTGATCGTCCAGGATTGCGCCACGCCCGGCACCGGCTCGCCGCGCGCGTCATGGGCAACCAATCCCTCGAACAGATCGCGCAGCACGTTCGATTCGGGCACCGTCGAGGTCTTGTGCGGATCGAGCGTCTCCGGCTCGCCGGAATTGCCGCGGTGATAGACGCTTTCCGTCGTCGCCGGGGCTGCGCCGAGCGGGCCGAGGCCGGTGGCCGCGAGAGCGCATGAGAGGGCGAGCAAGGGCATCAATCGCATGGCAACCTCCCGCAACGGTCATAGGCCGGCGATCATGGGGCGCCGCGCAGCCGCGTGCAACCATATCGGCACCGGCCGAACGACTTTCCGCGGGCCGACGGATATCGCCGTCCACTCCGAAGCCGGCGCCTCGATGCCAATCCTTCCGCGACAACGAAACCGCCGCCGCGCATCGTTTGGAAGGTTCTCGTCCGTGCTGGATGGTGGGCGGTACAGGGATTGAACCTGTGACCCTTCGCGTGTGAAGCGAATGCTCTCCCGCTGAGCTAACCGCCCGATGGGGGCGCATATAGAGGCGATGGCGGCTTCAAGTCAAGGCTCCGACGCGCCGTCGTCAGCGATCGGCCGGATCCGGATCGGCGGCACAACAGGAGCGCGATGAAGATAAGCCGCGCCACCCCTGCCATCCTGCAGTCACCGACGAGGCACTTCCACAACGTTTCCGAAGCAATAGTGACTCTGCATTTTCGCATAGATTCCGTTATACTTGGAAATTTACGGAATCTTAGACGCCACAGCCGACACTTAAGAGAAGGTCCCTGACGTAAAAATACGGACTTACGGCACCGAGAGAGAAAACAAATGAGAATGACGATCAAGGTGATGCTGTCCGGCCTGTTCGGCCTCATCACCGTCTGCACGATCGGCCTCGGCGTGATCGCACTCAAGACGATCAACAGCGAGACGGTGGCGATCGACGAGATCAACACCAACTGGCTGCCCTCCGTCGAGGCAGCCGCGGCGATCGACAGCAGCCTGGCCAATGTCCGGATCGCCTATTATCGGTATGTGACGTCCAAATCGCCGGCCGAGCGCCAAGCCTCGGCGAAGCGGATCGACGACGTTATTCAGGAGGTCACCAAGGCGCAGAAGGCCTATGAGCCGCTGATCTCTTCGAACGAAGAGCGTGCCGTCTACGCCCGGTTCCAATCATCGCTGAAGGACATGACTGTCCACTTCGACGAGCGGGTCCGGCCGCTGGTCGATTCGGGCCGCAACGACGACGCGGTGCCGATCCTGCGCGACGAAGGCCGCGTGATCTTCGACAAGGCCATGCACGCCGTCGACGAGATCATCGGCCTCAACCACAAGGGCGCAGCCGAAGCGGGGAGCGAGGCTCACGCTGCGGCGCAGGTCGGCGAGCGCGCCACGATGGTGGCGCTCGCGGTGGCGCTGCTCATCGCGATCGGGGCCGTCGCGCTTACGCTCGTCCGGGTCGTCCGGCCGCTGGTCCGCATGACCGACGCCATGGCGAAGCTCGCCGGCGGCGATCTGGGTCAGAGCGTGCCGGATCGCGGCCGCGCCGACGAGATCGGCCGGATGGCGGAAGCCGTTCAGGTGTTCAAGGACAACATGCTGCGCACGCGCGAACTGGAAGCGGCCGCGGATGCGCAGCGTCGCGCAGCGGAAGACCAGCGTCGGGCGGCCATGCTCAAGCTCGCCAACGACTTCGACACGGCGGTCGGCGGGATCGTCCAGATCGTCGCCTCCGCGGCGACCGAGATGCAGTCGACGGCCCAGCAACTGACCGCCTCCGCCCAGGAAACGTCGGCTCAGTCGGTCGCCGTCACGTCCGCGGCCGAGGAGGCCAGCGCCAATGTCGCCAACGTCGCCAGCGCTTCGGAGGAACTGGGCAGTTCGGTCACCGAGATCGGCCGGCAGGTCGACCGCTCCAACCACCTGTCGCGCAACGCCGTGACGGAGGCGGAATCGACGGCCGCCATCGTCACCGAACTGAGCCAGGCCGCCACCCGCATCAGCGGCATCGTCGGCATGATCTCGGACATCGCCGGGCAGACCAACCTCCTGGCCCTCAATGCCACCATCGAGGCGGCGCGCGCCGGCGAGGCCGGGCGCGGCTTCGCGGTGGTCGCCGCCGAGGTCAAGAATCTCGCCGAGCAGACCGCCAAGGCAACGGCCGAAATCGGCAGCCAGATCACCCAGGTCCAGGCAACCACCGAACGCGCGGTGGCGGCGATCGGCAACATCTCCGGCACCATCCGCACCATCAGCGAGGCGGCGGAAGCGATCGCACAGGCCGTGGACCAGCAGGGTCAGGCGACCCGGGAGATCGTCAAGTCCGTCAGCCAGGCCTCGACCGGGACCGGCGAAGTTTCGGCCAATATCGTCGGCGTGGCGCGCGCCGCGGAGGAGACCGGCGCCGGGGCCAACCAAGTGCTCAGCGCCTCGACCGAACTGTCGAAACAGGCCGAACGGCTGCAGCAGCAGGTCCGGCACTTCCTGGACACGGTGCGGGCCGCCTGACGGCTTCCCGCCCGCTCGCGTATGCCGACGCCCCGCGGTTCAGGCCGCGGGGCGTCCGTCTTTATGGAGCCCGCCCACAGGTCTATGGAAGGCGGACGCCCTCCCCTCGATCGGAACGCCGATGGCCGCGCTCGAAGACAAGAACCTTCCCGCCCATGTCCGCAAGAAGCGGCTCGGGCCGAAGCCGCTGGTCCACGAGACCGCGATCACCCGCCAATCGACCTTCGGCAAGTTCTGCAAGCTCGGTGCCCGCACGACCGTGATCGAGAGCCGGTTCGGCGACTATTCCTACGCGACCAACGACTGCGAGATCGTCTATGCCGAGATCGGCAAGTTCGTCTCGGTCGGCGCGCTGGTCGGCATCAATCCCGGCAACCATCCCATGGAGCGGGCCAGCCAGTCGCATTTCACCTATCGCAGCTGGCAGTATTTCGAGGATGCCGAGGACGAGCCCGAACTGTTCGACCGGCGCCGCGCCGACCGGGTGACCATCGGCCACGATGTCTGGATCGGGCGCGGCGCGATCATCCTCGCCGGCCGCACCGTCGGGTCCGGGGCGGTCGTCGCGGCCGGCGCGGTCGTCACCCGCGATGTCGAGCCCTACACGATCGTCGGCGGCAACCCGGCCCGCGTCATCCGGCGGCGCTTCGACGAGGCCGTGGCGGAGCGGCTCCTGGCCTTGCAATGGTGGCACTGGCCCCATGCTGCGCTGCGGCGCGCCCTGCCCGACTTCCGCGCCCTGCCGATCGAGGCCTTCCTCGACAAGTATGAGGCCGCGTCGAAGGAAATTTGATCGATATCATGGTTCTGCCATGGCGCTCCCCTATTATGCTGCAATGCAATAGCGGAGTGCGTCATGGCTGAGCGGATGACACGGGCCACCCGGGCGAAGGGTTCCGATACGGCAATCGAGGTGCAGCCCGATCCGGTGGACGTCGCGCAGCCGGACATGCCGCCGGCGGAAGGCGCGGCGCCGCCGGTTCCGGCCGAAGCCGTTGCGCCGGCGGCCAAGGCCATCGAAGCCGCCCCGACGATCGGTCCGGCCGCCGGTCTGGCCCTGCATCTCCCGATCCCGCGGGTCGACAGTTTTGCCGCCCGCACCGTCGCCGATGTGGTCGACCGGGCTTCGCACGCGGCCGCAGCGCGGCTGACCGCCGGCCTGTCGCCCGCCGCCCTGACGCTGGCCGCCCTCGACTGGAGCCTGCATCTGGCATCCTCGCCGGGCAAGACCATGAGCCTGGTCGAATCCGCCTGGCGCAAGCAGGCCGAGTTCGGCCGCTTCGCCCTCGGCTGCGCGCTGGGCCAAAGGGGCCAGCAGACCTGCGTCGAGCCCGCCCCGCAGGACCGCCGCTTCGCCTCCGCGGACTGGAAGGCACCGCCCTACAGCATCGCCGCCCAGGCCTTTCTGCTGACCGAACAATGGTGGAAGGAGGCGACCACCGGCGTGCGCGGCGTGTCCGCCCATCACGAACGGGTCGCCGAATTCGCCGCCCGCCAGCTGCTCGACATGATGGCGCCGTCGAATTTCCCGGCGTCCAATCCGGACGTGATCCGCCACACGATCGAGGAAGGTGGCGCCAATCTCCGGCGCGGGATGGAGAACTTCGCCGACGATGTCGCGCGCGCGATCGGCGGGCAGCCGCCATCGGGCACCGAGGCCTTCACGCCGGGCCGCACCGTGGCGGTCACGCCCGGCAAGGTCATCTACCGCAACCGGCTGATCGAGTTGATTCAGTACGAACCCAGCACCGCGACGGTCCGGCCGGAGCCGATCCTGATCGTGCCGGCCTGGATCA
Encoded proteins:
- a CDS encoding methyl-accepting chemotaxis protein, with product MRMTIKVMLSGLFGLITVCTIGLGVIALKTINSETVAIDEINTNWLPSVEAAAAIDSSLANVRIAYYRYVTSKSPAERQASAKRIDDVIQEVTKAQKAYEPLISSNEERAVYARFQSSLKDMTVHFDERVRPLVDSGRNDDAVPILRDEGRVIFDKAMHAVDEIIGLNHKGAAEAGSEAHAAAQVGERATMVALAVALLIAIGAVALTLVRVVRPLVRMTDAMAKLAGGDLGQSVPDRGRADEIGRMAEAVQVFKDNMLRTRELEAAADAQRRAAEDQRRAAMLKLANDFDTAVGGIVQIVASAATEMQSTAQQLTASAQETSAQSVAVTSAAEEASANVANVASASEELGSSVTEIGRQVDRSNHLSRNAVTEAESTAAIVTELSQAATRISGIVGMISDIAGQTNLLALNATIEAARAGEAGRGFAVVAAEVKNLAEQTAKATAEIGSQITQVQATTERAVAAIGNISGTIRTISEAAEAIAQAVDQQGQATREIVKSVSQASTGTGEVSANIVGVARAAEETGAGANQVLSASTELSKQAERLQQQVRHFLDTVRAA
- a CDS encoding chloramphenicol acetyltransferase, with amino-acid sequence MAALEDKNLPAHVRKKRLGPKPLVHETAITRQSTFGKFCKLGARTTVIESRFGDYSYATNDCEIVYAEIGKFVSVGALVGINPGNHPMERASQSHFTYRSWQYFEDAEDEPELFDRRRADRVTIGHDVWIGRGAIILAGRTVGSGAVVAAGAVVTRDVEPYTIVGGNPARVIRRRFDEAVAERLLALQWWHWPHAALRRALPDFRALPIEAFLDKYEAASKEI